The genomic region CAGGCCGCCGCCACCCGCGCCTGCCAGGGTGGACTCTATCTCCTCTGCGAGTTCGCGCTCTGTCAGGCCGACCGCCGCGCCGCCGAGCTTGCGAATCTCTTCGCTGGCCTGGTCTGACACCTCGGCCGCCCGCCGGAGTGCATCGAGTTCGGTGTCGTCCTTGCGCAGACGCAGGTCGTCGAACACCTCGCTGGCGAGCCCGAAGGTCGCGTCGGGCAGCGCGGCTTCGAGGTCCTGCGTGAACCTGGCCCACATGGTGTCGTCGACGAGGAGATGGCCCCCGGCGAGGTCGAGGTCGTCTGCGATGGTCTTCACAGCCTCGACGGGGTCGTCGCCGTCGGCCCACGTCCGGACGTCGGAGACCCACGATTCGTCGCGAATCTGTGAGGCGTACAGCTTCGGGACGAGGAAGACCGGGTCCCCCGTCTCGGGCACGAACAGGAACAGGTGGCGCTCGGCTGGTTCCTCGTGGAAGCCACTCGCGTAGTACAGGTTCGGACTGGGGAACAGCACCGCGGCGTCCGCGTCGACGGCTTCGAGTCGCTCTTGACAGGCGCGGGCCCGTCGCTCGAAATCGTTCATGTCGGTCTAGTTGGTGCGCCACCGTCAAGTAGTTCCCGTGTATCGGTTTCGGTGATGCGTAGCCGGGCCGTGGGTTCGGTGGCTCGGGTGTCCGCGAGTCTATGATGTGCGACGAGAACGCGATGCACTCCTCGACTCCCCCTCGGTTTGATATAACTGAACCTACATCATCCGGTCGATGCGACGGCGTTCGAGAGACCCCGGCGACAAGCTACCGAGAGAGGAGATAGTAGGCCAGTTCGCCGCTATCGGGTTCTTCGTCGGTGTGTTCACGTTCGCAGCGGGCGCACCACGAAGACGGGGCGTGCAGGGGCTGATTCCACCGAAGGTCAAAGGCGTCCTGTTCTTCGGCGGAATCGCACTCTGTCTCCTCTCTGTCGTCGTCGGGTTCCGGTACGGAACCTTCGCTCGCTTCAACGTGCACTACAACGAGGAGACTGGTCGAATCGAAGGGCACTGGATGGGCCGCATACAGGACCTCGTCGACCCGCCCGACTCGAAGGGGTCGGACGGCCCGAGCGACCGCGAAGACTGACCACCGAAACGTACGCCTCTCTGCCGATGGGGGAACGACTTTCAGGTATCCCGGCAAATTTCACGAGTATGAAACTCGGTACGGGACTGTTCACCTGCCAGCGACGTCCGGACGACGACCGGACCACGACGGAGATCTACGACGAGATGCTCGAACTCGGCCGGACCATCGACGAGGCCGGCCTCGACAGCATGTGGGTGTCCGAGCACCACTTCACCGAGGACGAGTACCTCCCGGGGACGATGCCCTCGCTGTCGGCGCTCGCGGCCCAGACCGAGAACGTCGAGCTGGGGACCTGTATCGCGCTCGCGCCGCTGTACGACGGGGTCCGCCTCGCCGAGGACGCGGCGACGGTCGACCACGTCTCGCACGACCGATTGACCCTCGGGCTGGCCATCGGCTCGAACCCGAGCGAGTTCGAGGCGTTCGGCGTCCCCATCGAGGAGCGCGCCGACCGGCTGGCCGACCAGGTGAAGCTCCTGCGAGCGGCGTGGTCCGAGGGTCCGCTGGACTACGACTCCGAGTTCCACGACATCGACCCGAGCGTCAACGTCACGCCGAAGCCCGTGGACGAGGACGTGCCCATCATGCTCGGCGGGGCGGCGAAGCCCGCGGTTCGCCGGGCAGCACGGGAGGCCGACGCGTGGTGTGCACCCTCGAAGCTCTCCATCGGCGGCCTGAAGAAGCGCGTCGAGGACATCCGGAACGTCCGCGACGAGGAGGACGTAGACGGCGACTTCGAGGTCTACATCATCAAGCACGGGTTCGTCGCCGACTCCAAGGAGGAGGCGTGGAACAAAATGAAGCCGGGCTACTTCTACATCCAGCGTCGCTACGCGGAACTGTTCTCCGGCGAGGACGTCGACGAACTCCCCGAAGAGCGCAAGGAAGAGCTGAAGAAACAGGCCATCTACGGGACGCCCGAGCAGGTGGTCGAGCGCCTCGAGAAGTACCGCGACGCGCTGGGCGACGACGTCCACGTCATCTTCCGCACCTACCACCCCGGCATCGGGACGGAGACGATGAAAGAGTGCATCCAGCGCCTCGGGAGCGAGGTCGCCCCGGAACTGCGGTAGGGTAGCCGTCTCACTCCTCGTTCTGCTCGCGCCACTCCTCTTCCAGTAGCCCCCAGCTCAGCAGGTCGTGGTACGTGCCGTCGACGAACGCGGTCTTCCTGGCGGTCCCTTCGTGCTCGAAGCCAGCTTTCTGGAGCACCTGCTGGGACGCCGCGTTCTGGCCGACCGTCTTCGCCTGCACGCGGTGCAGTCCCAGCGAGTCGAAGGCGTACTCGAGCCCGAGTTCGACCGCCGCCGTGGCGTAGCCGTTGCCCCCCTCGCCGGGGAGCACGAAGTACGAGAAGTCACAGATGCGGGATTGCCAGTGGATGCGCTTGACCTGCAAGAGGCCGACCAGCCCGTCGGAGTCGATGGCGAACGGGACGTGTCGGTCGTCGTCGTGCCACCCCCGGACCAGCTCCTCGAACGGGCCTTCCGGCTGGGGTTCGACCGTATCGAGCATCCGCCAGACGTCGGGGTCGTTCCAGGCGGCCCGGAGTGCCGGCAGGTCCTCGGTCTCGATGGGACGGAGCGACACCCGCCCGTCGGAGAGGAAGGCGTGTTCGGTCATGGGTAGTGATAGCGTGCTGGCGAGAAAGAGGCGTCGGAGTCCATCGTCCCTGCGACCGGGCTGTCAGCTTCACTTGCGACGGTGGTGGGTGGCCGGTGCGTCGCCCTACGACGACCGGGAGGTTCTTTCCACCGCCCCGCGAACTCCCGCCATGGGATTCCACACGTTCCCGGTCGACCGCGCCGAGAAACTGGAAGACGAATCGCGGTATCGCTACTGTTCCCGCGAGGAGCTCGTCGCCGCACTCTCGCTCTCGGGAGCGGAGACGGTGGCTGACCTCGGGAGTGGCACCGGGTTCTACACCGACGACGTGGCCCCCTTTGCGGGCAAGACCTACGCCGTCGACGTCCAGAGCGAGATGCACGACATCTACCGCGAGAAGGGCCTCCCAGAGGGTGTCGAACTCGTCACAGCGAGCATCGGCGACCTCCCGTTCGGTGACGGCGAACTCGACGCCGCCTTCTCGACGATGACGTACCACGAGTACGCCGACGATGCCGCCCTCGCCGAACTCGCCCGCGTCCTCGGTTCCGGGGGACGCCTCGTGACGGTCGACTGGTCGGGCAACGGTGACGGCGAGTCCGGGCCGCCGACGGACGAGCGCTTCACGCTGGAGGAGGCCGTCGCGCACCACGAGGCAGCCGGGTTCAGCGTCGACGTGGCCAGCGAACGACCCGAGACGTTCCTGCTGGCCGCTCGCCTCGACTGACCACCTCCTCGACTGCCTACCCCTTCGACCGACCGCCCGCTCCGGGTTTCAGGGGAGTGTGACCAATCGTCCACTTCTCGTGTAGGTATGTGTATAATGACCTATGATGGGTTCTATCAGTATACCCTTGTTACAGGATAATCCTTAATGGTGCGAACGGTTCACATCCGAGTACGATGGTACGAACCGACCCTTACACGCCGACCCGATCCGAGTACGAGTGCGTCCGCTGTGGCTCGCGCGTCGAGTCTCCGAGCGCAACGTGCAACCACCCGCTCTGTGACGGCGAACTCCGAAACGTCGCCGTCTCGCGGGAGTAACGACCGACCGGCGAAACAGAACCCACCGCGCGACTCCAGTCGGGTCGCACACCTCGATTCTATCCGTTTTCCGCGCTCTCGCAGCTAGAAGTCCGGAAGGTCCTCCGGTGGCTCGTACTCCGCCTCCCAGTCGATGTACTCGTTCTTGAGCACGTCACAGACGACCTGCCCGAGTTCGGTCAGCGCGGCGTTGATACCCGAGACGGTCCCCCACGACTGCAGGTCCGGGTGGTAGTTCCGCTCCTTCCAGTCCTCGGGGATGCCGGGGGCGTGGTAGCCGACGCGGTCGGCGAAATCGTCCCAGAAGAAGTCGAAGCGCTCGAACAGGTTCATGTCGGCCGCGATCTCGAACTCCTCCTCGGTGAGGTCGGTGTGTTCGGCCCACTCGTTCCAGGACCGCTCCCACGCGCCCTCGTGGAGGAACTCCTCCAGCTCCTCCCGGCGGTAGTCCGCGTCGGCGGCGACCGTCGCGTCCTCGTACTCGTTCGGGTCGACGAACTCCAGCTCCGGCGGGGCCGGTGTCTCGACTGATAATCCCATACCACTTGATACGAACCGGGCGAGGATAAGGGTACGCGACTCGGGGTGCGGTAGGCCCCTAGAGGGTCCCGTCGGCACCCATCTCGCGGACCTCGGCGGCGCGTTCGCGGATGGCCGCGAGTTCGTCCGCGGACTTGCGGTCGACGTGGGAGTACAGCAGGCTCATCCGGTGGTTCGACCGGAGCGTGTCCTCGTGGCGGTCGAGGAACTCCCAGTAGAGGGCGTTGAAGGGACAGGCATCCTCCCCCGTTGTAGCGTCCTCGTCGTAGGGACAGTCCGCACAGTAGTCCGACATCTTGTCGACGTAGTTCGCCGAGGAGACGTACGGTTTGGTCGAGAGCACGTCGCTGGCGAAGCTGCCCATCCCGACGACGTTGGGCGTCGTCACCCAGTGGTAGGCGTCGGCGAAACCGAAGTGGAACCAGCGGTTGAGTTCCTGCGGGTCGGCACCGTACAGCGTCGCGAAGTTCGAGAGCACCATCAGGCGCTCGATGTGGTGGGCGTAGCCGTGGTCCCAGACGTGGCCGACGCACTCCGAGAGGCAACGCATGTCGGTTTCGCCGGTGTAGTACGCCTCGGGCAGGTCGTGCTCGTGGCCGAGCTGGTTGGCGTCTGCGAGGTCGGGCATCGCGTTGCGGTAGACGTGCCGGACGAACTCCCGCCAGCCGAGGACCTGCCGGACGAACCCCTCGACGCTCGGGAGGGGTGCGTCTCCGTTCTCGTACGCCTCGATGGCCGGCTCGACCAGTTCCTGGGGCGTGAGCAGCCCGAGGTTGAGGGCGGGCGCGAGCAGCGCGTGGTTCAGCGACCACGACCGCCGGAGCATCGCATCCTGGTAGGGGCCGAACTGGGGGAGCCGGTTCTCGATGAAGTCATCGCGTGCTGCCAGCGCCTGCGTTCTCGTGACCGGCCACGCGAACCCCTCGCCGTCACCCCACGTCTCGAACTCGTCGGCGACCCACGCCTGGACCTCCTGGGTGATTTCGTCGGGCTCGAAACTCGGTGGGTCCGGGAATCGGACCTCTGGCCGGGGGAACTCGCGGTTCTCGTCGTCGTAGTTCCACTCGCCGCCCTCGGGGTCGTCGCCGTCCATGAGGTACCCGGTCTCGCGGCGCATCATGCGATAGAAACCCTCGTGTTTGAACGACTCGCGGTCGCCCGCCCAGTCGTCGAACCGGGCCTTCGAGCACAGGAATAGTTCGTTCTTGACGACCTCGAGGTCGCCGCCAGCCTCGGCGACGAGTTCTCGGAAGCGGTCGGCCGCGCCGTGGCTCGCAGGTTCCATCAGGACGAGTTCATCGTCGGGGGACGCCGCGAAGTGCTCAGTGAGGCCCTTGCCGAACGTCTCCACCTGCCGGTAGTCCACCTCGTATCCCTGCGCTCGGAGCCGGTCGCGGACGTGCCGCATCGCGCTGAACACCAGCGTCAGCTTCTGCGCGTGGTAGGGCATGCGCCGGGCGAACCCGTGTGCCTCTATCATGAGCACGGAGTCCGCGCCCGGGTCGGTCGTCGCGAGTGGCCCAACCTCGGTGGTGAGCTGGTCGCCGAGCACCCAGATGGTCATACTGGAGATGGGGTCGGCAGGGAGAAAAGCACGGGGCCGAACGAGGGAGTCGGAGACCCGGGAGACTCACGAACCGGCCCGTTCCCGTTCGATTCACCACCAGTTCGAAATATTCTATCGCGAAAACTATCACACTAATTTTATTATGTGTCGAAATGACGGCCCAAACGCACATGCCCGCCATCGAAACGTCCGCCCTGACGAAACGCTTCGGCGACGACGTCGTCGCCGTCGACTCCCTCGACCTCCGGGTAGAGGAGGGGGAGATATTCGGCTTCCTCGGCCCGAACGGGGCCGGGAAGTCGACGACCATCAACATGCTGCTCGACTTCCACCGACCTACCTCCGGGTCGGCCCGCGTCCTCGGCTTCGATGCACAGGACGAGATCGACGAGATTCGCCAGCGCGTCGGCGTCCTCGCCGAGGGGCTGGAACTGTACGACCGGCTCACCGCCAGGGAGCACCTGAACCTCTGCGTCGACATGAAGAACGCGGACGACGACCCCGACGAGGTCCTCCATCGCGTCGGGCTCGACGACGCGAAAGACCGCAAGGTCGGCGGCTTCTCCAAGGGGATGCAACAGCGCCTCGCACTTGGGATGGCCCTCGTGGGCGACCCACAACTCGTCATCCTCGACGAGCCCTCCTCCGGGCTGGACCCGAACGGCATCCAGCACATGCGTGAGATCCTCCGCGAAGAGGCCGCGAACGGGACGACCGTCTTCTTCTCCAGCCACATCCTCTCAGAGGTCGAGGCGGTGTGTGACCGCGTCGGCATCATGTCCGAGGGTGAACTCGTCACCGTCGACACCATCGACAACCTGCGCTCGCAGTCGGGCGATTCGGGCGAGGTCGAACTCACCGTCGAGGTCGTTCCCGACGGCCTCCGCGGCGAACTCGAACGGCTCGACGGCGTCACGAACGTCCGCATCGAGGACGACGAGATCCGGGCGTACTGCAACTCCGGGACGGCGAAGATGGCGGCCATCCGGGCGGTCGACGATGCCGCGACCGTCACCGACGTGGTCGCCACGGAGACCTCCCTGGAGGAGCTGTTCAACCAGTACACCGGTGGGGGCCGCGATGGCAGCGCGGAGGAACGCGGTGAGACTGCCGAGAAGATGGAGGTCCCGGCATGAGTCTCCAGGGCGTCGTCAAGAAGGATATCCTGGACGTCCGCCGCGCCAAGCTCATCTGGGGTGTCGGTCTCCTGTACACCCTCTTTACGGTCCTGTTCTTCTACGGGACCGGCTCGACCAGCGAGAACGCCGGCGAACTCTCCAGCCAGCTGTTCTCGATGGCCGGCATCGCCGTGCTCGTCATCCCGCTGGTCGCGCTCGTCGCGGCCTACCTCTCGGTCGCTGGCGAACGCGAGTCGGGCAGCCTGAAGTTCCTGCTCTCGTATCCGAACAACCGGCTCGACGTGGTGCTCGGGAAGCTCGTCGCCCGATCGGCGGTCGTCGGTGCGTCCGTGCTGTTCGCCTTCGTCGTCGGCCTCGGGCTCGGCTTCTACTACTTCGACAGCGTCGACCTCGGCACGTACTTCGGCTTCGTGGGACTGACGCTGCTGTTCGCGCTCGTCTACGTGAGCATCGCGGTCGGCATCTCCGCGGCGACCAGTTCCCGGTCGCGCGCCATGGGTGCCGCCATCGGGACATGGTTCGTCCTCAACGTCTTCTGGAACTCGTTCCCGGTCACGCCCAGCGACATCATCAACTTCGTCGCCGACAAACTCGGCCTCGACATCTCCGAGTCGGTCCTGCATCTCATAACCGCGCTCAGCCCGTCGTACGCCTACTTCGTCGCACTGGACTTCGTGTTCGAGGTGAATCCGGCGACTGGGAAGGGGATGGTTGACCGTCCCCACCTGACCGATTGGTTCCTCGAACCCTGGTTCATGCTCGTCATCCTCGCGTTCTGGGCCGTCGTCCCCCTCGCGCTGGGCTACTGGCGGTTCGAGCGCGCCGACCTCGGGTAGAGCCGTTCTCCTCTTTTTGGTTCGCAGTCACACACCGGCCAGAAGATTAAGTGACTGACACGAGTCGGTTCGTGCATGCCCGACTTCGTCACGCCACCACCGGTCGAACGCGGTGATTCCGTCGCCGTCGTCGCACCGGCCTCCAACGTCCCCGAGGAGTTCTCCCACGTCTACGACCTCGGCCTGGAACGAATTCGCGAGGTGTTCGACCTCGAGCCGGTCGAGTACCCGACCGCGACCGCGGACCCCGACTGGTTGCTGGAGAACCCCGAGGCCCGCGCCCAGGACGTGATGGACGCCTTCGAGGACCCCGATATCGCTGCGGTCATCACCAACATCGGTGGGAACGACCAGCTCCGAATCCTGAAGCACCTCGACCCCGACGTGTTGCGAGAGAACCCGACCCGGTTCTACGGCTGGTCCGACAACACGAACCTGGCCCTGTTCCTCTGGAATCACGGCATCGTCTCGTACTACGGCGGCTCGACGCTCACCGAATACGCGATGGACGGTGAGATGTTCGACTACACCGTCGAGTACCTGGGGCGGGCGCTGTTCGACGAGCACATCGGCGAGTGGGAGGGAGCCGACTGTTTCACCGACCAGCCCGGCGACTGGGAGGAGCCGCGCTCGCTGCAGTACCACCGGGACATCGAACCCGCTGACGGCCGGACCTGGGTCGGCGGCGGGGAGGCCGTCGAGGGCCGCATCTGGGGCGGCTGCTTCGAGATACTCGACCAGTGGTTCATCCACGACGAGTGGCTGCCCGCACCCGCAGAACTCGAGGGCACCATCCTCGCCCTCGAGACCAGCGAGGAGGTTCCCGACCCCGGTCTCGTCACCGGCTGGCTGCGGGCCCTGGGTGAAGCCGGCTACCTCGAGGTCTTCGACGGCTTCCTCGTCGGGCGAGCCTGCGCCCG from Haloarchaeobius sp. HME9146 harbors:
- a CDS encoding LLM class flavin-dependent oxidoreductase, which codes for MKLGTGLFTCQRRPDDDRTTTEIYDEMLELGRTIDEAGLDSMWVSEHHFTEDEYLPGTMPSLSALAAQTENVELGTCIALAPLYDGVRLAEDAATVDHVSHDRLTLGLAIGSNPSEFEAFGVPIEERADRLADQVKLLRAAWSEGPLDYDSEFHDIDPSVNVTPKPVDEDVPIMLGGAAKPAVRRAAREADAWCAPSKLSIGGLKKRVEDIRNVRDEEDVDGDFEVYIIKHGFVADSKEEAWNKMKPGYFYIQRRYAELFSGEDVDELPEERKEELKKQAIYGTPEQVVERLEKYRDALGDDVHVIFRTYHPGIGTETMKECIQRLGSEVAPELR
- a CDS encoding Xaa-Pro peptidase family protein; translated protein: MNDFERRARACQERLEAVDADAAVLFPSPNLYYASGFHEEPAERHLFLFVPETGDPVFLVPKLYASQIRDESWVSDVRTWADGDDPVEAVKTIADDLDLAGGHLLVDDTMWARFTQDLEAALPDATFGLASEVFDDLRLRKDDTELDALRRAAEVSDQASEEIRKLGGAAVGLTERELAEEIESTLAGAGGGGLAFDVIVGSGPNGAKPHHSHGDREIQRGDPVVLDFGAFVDHYPGDQTRTVVFAGDPPEGFEEVHRVVLEALEAGVAAVEPGVEAQAVDRATRRVIEDAGYGDEFIHRTGHGVGLEVHEPPYIVEGNDQVLEPGMVFSVEPGIYLDGRFGVRIEDLVVVTDDGCERLNHSPRTWESL
- a CDS encoding ABC transporter permease: MSLQGVVKKDILDVRRAKLIWGVGLLYTLFTVLFFYGTGSTSENAGELSSQLFSMAGIAVLVIPLVALVAAYLSVAGERESGSLKFLLSYPNNRLDVVLGKLVARSAVVGASVLFAFVVGLGLGFYYFDSVDLGTYFGFVGLTLLFALVYVSIAVGISAATSSRSRAMGAAIGTWFVLNVFWNSFPVTPSDIINFVADKLGLDISESVLHLITALSPSYAYFVALDFVFEVNPATGKGMVDRPHLTDWFLEPWFMLVILAFWAVVPLALGYWRFERADLG
- a CDS encoding S66 peptidase family protein, which translates into the protein MPDFVTPPPVERGDSVAVVAPASNVPEEFSHVYDLGLERIREVFDLEPVEYPTATADPDWLLENPEARAQDVMDAFEDPDIAAVITNIGGNDQLRILKHLDPDVLRENPTRFYGWSDNTNLALFLWNHGIVSYYGGSTLTEYAMDGEMFDYTVEYLGRALFDEHIGEWEGADCFTDQPGDWEEPRSLQYHRDIEPADGRTWVGGGEAVEGRIWGGCFEILDQWFIHDEWLPAPAELEGTILALETSEEVPDPGLVTGWLRALGEAGYLEVFDGFLVGRACARNHTEAGDNPAHEREAYREQQREAFETVIPRYNPDAPIVLDCEFGHTYPTCPLPIGGVAALDPGSETIALR
- a CDS encoding GNAT family N-acetyltransferase; the protein is MTEHAFLSDGRVSLRPIETEDLPALRAAWNDPDVWRMLDTVEPQPEGPFEELVRGWHDDDRHVPFAIDSDGLVGLLQVKRIHWQSRICDFSYFVLPGEGGNGYATAAVELGLEYAFDSLGLHRVQAKTVGQNAASQQVLQKAGFEHEGTARKTAFVDGTYHDLLSWGLLEEEWREQNEE
- a CDS encoding class I SAM-dependent methyltransferase gives rise to the protein MGFHTFPVDRAEKLEDESRYRYCSREELVAALSLSGAETVADLGSGTGFYTDDVAPFAGKTYAVDVQSEMHDIYREKGLPEGVELVTASIGDLPFGDGELDAAFSTMTYHEYADDAALAELARVLGSGGRLVTVDWSGNGDGESGPPTDERFTLEEAVAHHEAAGFSVDVASERPETFLLAARLD
- a CDS encoding rubrerythrin-like domain-containing protein — encoded protein: MVRTDPYTPTRSEYECVRCGSRVESPSATCNHPLCDGELRNVAVSRE
- a CDS encoding cryptochrome/photolyase family protein; the protein is MTIWVLGDQLTTEVGPLATTDPGADSVLMIEAHGFARRMPYHAQKLTLVFSAMRHVRDRLRAQGYEVDYRQVETFGKGLTEHFAASPDDELVLMEPASHGAADRFRELVAEAGGDLEVVKNELFLCSKARFDDWAGDRESFKHEGFYRMMRRETGYLMDGDDPEGGEWNYDDENREFPRPEVRFPDPPSFEPDEITQEVQAWVADEFETWGDGEGFAWPVTRTQALAARDDFIENRLPQFGPYQDAMLRRSWSLNHALLAPALNLGLLTPQELVEPAIEAYENGDAPLPSVEGFVRQVLGWREFVRHVYRNAMPDLADANQLGHEHDLPEAYYTGETDMRCLSECVGHVWDHGYAHHIERLMVLSNFATLYGADPQELNRWFHFGFADAYHWVTTPNVVGMGSFASDVLSTKPYVSSANYVDKMSDYCADCPYDEDATTGEDACPFNALYWEFLDRHEDTLRSNHRMSLLYSHVDRKSADELAAIRERAAEVREMGADGTL
- a CDS encoding ABC transporter ATP-binding protein, translated to MPAIETSALTKRFGDDVVAVDSLDLRVEEGEIFGFLGPNGAGKSTTINMLLDFHRPTSGSARVLGFDAQDEIDEIRQRVGVLAEGLELYDRLTAREHLNLCVDMKNADDDPDEVLHRVGLDDAKDRKVGGFSKGMQQRLALGMALVGDPQLVILDEPSSGLDPNGIQHMREILREEAANGTTVFFSSHILSEVEAVCDRVGIMSEGELVTVDTIDNLRSQSGDSGEVELTVEVVPDGLRGELERLDGVTNVRIEDDEIRAYCNSGTAKMAAIRAVDDAATVTDVVATETSLEELFNQYTGGGRDGSAEERGETAEKMEVPA